In Tenrec ecaudatus isolate mTenEca1 chromosome 4, mTenEca1.hap1, whole genome shotgun sequence, a single window of DNA contains:
- the LOC142446369 gene encoding LOW QUALITY PROTEIN: olfactory receptor 9G19-like (The sequence of the model RefSeq protein was modified relative to this genomic sequence to represent the inferred CDS: deleted 2 bases in 1 codon): MDRSNSTVTEFILVGFTTDPMIQLVLFVVFIGVYSVTVAGNTTLIVLICNDSRLHTPMYFFIGNLSFLDLWYSSVYIPKILVTCISEDKSISFAGCVAQFFFSGALAYSECYLLTAMAYDRYMAISKPLLYSQAMPIRLCAFLVAASYLGGFINTSVITKRTFAMNFCGNNVIDDFFCDLLPLVKLACGRKDGYQILLYFLLASNVITPTVLILASYLFIIATILKIRSTQGRLKAFSTCSSHLISVTLYYGSILYIYCRPRSSYSMERDKIVSTFYTVVFPMLNPMIYSLRNKDVKEALNKLLK; this comes from the exons ATGGACAGAAGCAATAGCACTGTGACTGAGTTCATCCTCGTGGGCTTCACAACAGACCCCATGATACAGTTGGTCCTGTTTGTGGTGTTTATTGGTGTGTACTCGGTGACTGTGGCAGGAAATACCACACTCATTGTGTTGATCTGTAACGATTCCCGgctccacacacccatgtacttttTCATTGGTAATTTGTCTTTTCTGGACCTCTGGTATTCCTCTGTCTACATCCCGAAGATCCTAGTGACCTGCATCTCTGAGGACAAAAGCATCTCCTTTGCTGGCTGTGTAGCTCAGTTCTTTTTCTCTGGTGCCCTGGCATATAGTGAATGTTACCTCTTGACTGCCATGGCTTACGACCGCTATATGGCCATATCAAAACCACTGCTT TATTCTCAGGCAATGCCCATCAGGTTGTGTGCATTTTTGGTGGCAGCCTCATATCTTGGTGGGTTTATTAACACTTCTGTCATCACCAAAAGAACTTTTGCCATGAACTTTTGTGGTAACAATGTCATAGATGACTTTTTCTGTGACTTACTCCCCCTGGTGAAGTTGGCTTGTGGCAGAAAAGATGGCTACcaaattttattgtattttctcTTAGCTTCGAATGTCATCACCCCCACTGTGCTCATACTTGCATCCTATCTCTTCATCATTGCCACCATTTTGAAGATCCGCTCCACCCAGGGCCGCCTcaaagccttctccacctgctcCTCCCACTTGATCTCCGTCACCTTGTACTATGGCTCCATTCTCTACATCTACTGCCGTCCGCGATCAAGTTACTCTATGGAAAGAGACAAGATAGTCTCCACCTTTTACACTGTGGTTTTCCCTATGCTGAATCCCATGATCTATAGTCTAAGGAATAAGGATGTGAAAGAGGCTCTGAATAAACTATTGAAATAA